In Lacerta agilis isolate rLacAgi1 chromosome 1, rLacAgi1.pri, whole genome shotgun sequence, the following proteins share a genomic window:
- the DDX24 gene encoding ATP-dependent RNA helicase DDX24, producing the protein MTSRHHGRPREAPTWWDFPEASLCSVWWDLRRDFSWRVQTALCWAVKPGKRAEVASEASAAEEGRSIMKLKRGSSKFKTPSKFKRRGIKVTGAWKPIEIDPNLFADEQLGGLVCFEELTDYKLVSSSKAGEENAKGRKSSRRPGEEEEHSAIPKKKRKKEKNLEQEVSSSDEPKVEELVTTEQEAECKEAIPTSFEQDESVEGDTTILKRKAKKKRKRELKKKKTCPPQDVAEPAKTSKKAKNWTAEVLSLSSGQEVDMSAWKGLFVPKPVLQALSELGFSAPTPIQALALPSAIRDGMDVLGAAETGSGKTLAFAIPMIHSILQWRKSTGLASGRDSPLDEGEDGEDEVPKQEESMDTGGLSPDGGEASGDDDGDGDKSLAAGNLKVLEGAERDLGSPKPNAAAHKNNPLLGLVLTPTRELAVQVKHHIDAVNRFTGIKATILVGGMAPQKQQRVLKRKPEIVIATPGRLWELIQEKQPHLSNLRQLRCLVIDEADRMVERGHFLELSQLLEMLSDSQYNPKRQTFVFSATLTLIHQAPARVLQKKRAVKIDKKTKLEILMEKVGIKGKPKVIDLTRKEATVETLTETRIHCDTEEKDYYLYYFLLQYPGRTMVFANSIDCIKRLTALLTILDCDLLPLHANMHQKQRLKNLERFAERNSCALLTTDVAARGLDIPHVQHVIHYQVPRTSEIYVHRSGRTARAANEGLSLLLIGPSDMMNFKRIYKTLEKNEELPFFPVETKCMTAIKERVNLARKIEKVEYFNSRAKQHNSWLQQAAEALELDLDDDELIGGRPDEQNESEKQKMLKGMKKHLKHLLSQSVFKSLMKTKYPTQSGKLLLSDISGERSQSALDTMSKAKAKKMKKKPQQNAEKLGK; encoded by the exons ATGACGTCACGGCATCATGGCCGCCCCCGTGAGGCTCCCACGTGGTGGGATTTCCCGGAAGCGTCGCTGTGCAGTGTCTGGTGGGATCTTCGCAGGGACTTTTCTTGGCGGGTGCAAACGGCGCTCTGCTGGGCTGTTAAACCCGGCAAGCGTGCTGAAGTAGCCTCGGAGGCCAGCGCCGCggaggaaggaag GTCAATCATGAAGCTGAAGCGAGGTTCAAGTAAGTTTAAGACTCCATCCAAATTTAAGCGAAGAGGCATCAAAGTGACAGGGGCATGGAAGCCCATTGAGATTGACCCAAATCTCTTTGCCGATGAGCAACTTGGAGGCTTAGTGTGTTTTGAGGAGCTTACAGATTATAAACTGGTGTCTTCCTCGAAAGCGGGAGAAGAAAATGCCAAGGGGAGAAAATCTAGTAGGaggcctggagaagaggaagaacatAGCGCAATTcccaaaaagaagaggaagaaggagaaaaatctGGAACAGGAAGTGAGTAGTAGTGATGAACCTAAAGTGGAGGAACTGGTAACAACTGAGCAGGAGGCTGAATGCAAAGAGGCCATCCCTACTAGCTTTGAGCAAGATGAGAGTGTGGAAGGAGACACCACAATCctgaaaaggaaagcaaagaaaaagaggaagagagagttgaagaagaaaaaaacatgtCCTCcccaagatgttgctgaaccagcTAAAACTTCTAAAAAGGCTAAAAACTGGACGGCAGAAGTCCTTTCTTTATCTTCAGGTCAGGAAGTGGACATGTCTGCATGGAAAGGCCTCTTCGTTCCTAAGCCTGTTCTTCAGGCACTGAGTGAATTAGGGTTCAGTGCGCCTACTCCAATTCAGGCCCTGGCTCTGCCTTCTGCGATTCGAGATGGCATGGATGTCCTTGGAGCTGCAGAGACAG GAAGTGGTAAGACTCTTGCTTTCGCCATTCCAATGATCCATTCCATTCTGCAGTGGCGCAAGTCAACAGGATTGGCAAGTGGAAGGGATAGCCCACTTGACGAAGGAGAGGACGGTGAGGATGAGGTACCGAAGCAGGAAGAGAGTATGGATACAGGAGGCTTGAGCCCTGATGGGGGTGAAGCGAGTGGTGATGACGATGGCGACGGTGACAAGTCTTTGGCAGCAGGAAACCTGAAGGTGTTGGAGGGTGCAGAACGTGATCTGGGTTCCCCAAAACCTAATGCTGCTGCACATAAAAACAATCCTCTTCTGGGATTGGTCTTGACTCCTACAAGAGAACTTGCTGTCCAAGTGAAGCATCACATTGACGCAGTGAACAGATTCACAG GCATTAAGGCAACCATTCTTGTTGGAGGAATGGCGCCTCAGAAGCAGCAGCGAGTTCTGAAAAGGAAGCCTGAGATTGTAATCGCAACCCCCGGGCGCCTATGGGAGCTAATACAGGAGAAGCAGCCACATCTCTCAAACCTGCGGCAACTCAG GTGCCTGGTGATCGACGAAGCGGACCGGATGGTGGAGAGGGGGCATTTCTTAGAACtctctcagttgctggaaatgctGAGCGACTCGCAATATAACCCAAAACGTCAGACGTTTGTCTTTTCTGCCACCCTGACTTTGATCCACCAGGCTCCGGCTAGGGTTCTCCAGAAGAAGAGAGCTGTCAAAATAGACAAGAAGACCAAGCTGGAAATCCTGATGGAAAAAGTTGGCATCAAGGGCAAGCCCAAAGTGATAGACTTGACCAGGAAAGAGGCCACCGTGGAGACTCTCACCGAGACCAGGATCCACTGCGATACAGAGGAGAAAGACTACTACCTGTATTATTTCCTCCTTCAGTACCCAGGCAGAACCATGGTTTTTGCAAATAGCATAGATTGCATCAAGCGGCTCACTGCCCTCCTGACAATATTGGACTGCGACCTCCTGCCTCTTCATGCAAACATGCACCAAAAGCAAAGGTTGAAAAACCTGGAAAGGTTTGCTGAACGCAACAG CTGTGCCCTCTTGACAACAGATGTTGCCGCTCGTGGTCTTGACATTCCTCACGTGCAGCATGTCATACATTACCAG GTTCCACGCACCTCTGAGATTTACGTGCACAGAAGCGGCAGGACCGCCAGAGCTGCCAATGAGGGCCTGAGCTTGCTTCTGATTGGCCCAAGCGACATGATGAATTTCAAAAGGATTTACAAGACGCTGGAGAAGAACGAAGAGCTTCCTTTTTTCCCTGTCGAAACAAAATGCATGACGGCAATCAAG GAGCGGGTGAACTTGGCAAGAAAGATTGAGAAGGTGGAATATTTCAACAGCCGAGCAAAGCAGCATAACTCATGGCTCCAGCAAGCTGCAGAAGCGCTTGAGCTTGATTTGGATGATGATGAGCTAATAG GAGGCCGACCCGACGAGCAAAATGAGAGTGAGAAACAGAAGATGCTAAAGGGGATGAAGAAACATCTGAAACACTTGCTGTCTCAGTCCGTTTTTAAAAGCTTGATGAAGACCAAATACCCAACCCAGTCTGGGAAACTGCTCTTGTCCGATATTTCGGGAGAACGTTCTCAGTCTGCTTTGGACACCATGTCAAAAGCAAAAgcgaagaagatgaagaagaaaccacagcaaaatgcagagaagttgGGGAAATGA
- the LOC117041614 gene encoding cytochrome b-c1 complex subunit 6, mitochondrial-like — protein sequence MGWQDEKALEGRSGDPEEEEEEELVDPLTTVREHCEQIEKCVKARERLEECNARVSSKSHTEEKCTEELFDFLHARDHCVAHKLFSKLK from the coding sequence ATGGGGTGGCAGGATGAGAAAGCGCTGGAGGGCCGGAGCGGGgaccccgaggaggaggaggaagaagagcttGTGGATCCTTTAACTACTGTCAGGGAGCATTGTGAACAGATTGAGAAATGTGTGAAAGCTCGGGAACGTTTAGAGGAGTGTAATGCTCGAGTGTCATCCAAGTCCCATACAGAGGAGAAGTGTACAGAAGAACTCTTTGACTTCTTACATGCTAGAGACCATTGTGTGGCTCATAAACTCTTCAGCAAATTGAAATAA